In the Constrictibacter sp. MBR-5 genome, one interval contains:
- a CDS encoding prolyl-tRNA synthetase associated domain-containing protein yields MPASDQDLFDRLGAIGIETTTHEHPPLFTVDDSRALRGELPGGHCKNLFLKAKNGSLWLVVALEDTAVDLKALARQLGVGTLSFGKPDLLGEVLGVVPGAVTPFALINDREHRVTPVLEKRMMAMPLLNYHPLRNDRTTALASSDLLRFVADCGHEPLVVDLPTR; encoded by the coding sequence ATGCCGGCAAGCGATCAGGATCTTTTCGACCGCCTCGGCGCGATCGGCATCGAAACCACCACACACGAGCATCCGCCCCTCTTCACCGTCGACGATAGCCGCGCCCTGCGCGGCGAACTGCCGGGCGGACACTGCAAGAACCTCTTCCTGAAGGCGAAGAACGGTTCGCTGTGGCTCGTGGTCGCGCTGGAAGACACGGCTGTCGATCTGAAGGCGTTGGCCCGGCAACTCGGCGTCGGCACGCTCTCCTTCGGAAAGCCGGACCTGCTCGGCGAAGTCCTGGGAGTCGTCCCCGGCGCAGTTACGCCGTTCGCCCTGATCAACGACCGGGAGCACCGGGTCACGCCGGTGCTCGAGAAGCGGATGATGGCGATGCCGCTGCTGAACTATCATCCGCTCCGCAACGACCGGACCACCGCCCTGGCCTCCTCGGATCTGCTGCGCTTCGTTGCGGACTGCGGCCATGAGCCGTTGGTCGTGGATCTTCCGACGCGATGA